A window of Campylobacter cuniculorum DSM 23162 = LMG 24588 contains these coding sequences:
- the rpmJ gene encoding 50S ribosomal protein L36 translates to MKVRASVKKMCDKCKVIRRKGIVRIICENPKHKQRQG, encoded by the coding sequence ATGAAAGTTAGGGCATCGGTTAAGAAGATGTGCGACAAATGTAAAGTGATTCGTCGCAAAGGTATCGTTCGCATTATTTGCGAAAATCCAAAACACAAACAAAGACAAGGATAG
- a CDS encoding DNA-directed RNA polymerase subunit alpha, with product MKNIKTSAYTPTEFTIENISDTVAKISAWPFEIGYGITLAHPLRRLLYTSTIGYAPTAIHIEGVTHEFDSMHGMLEDVAFFIINLKKLRFKLKSNSDKESVEFSFKGPKEIHGKDLSNSQVEVVNADAYLATINEDAELKFTLVIEKGIGYVPSEETKELLNDSKFIALDAFFTPVREATYDIEKVLFEDNPDYEKVILTITTDGQISPNEAFQNALEAMYKQLSVFDKITNVRNIIKTQASNNELESTKLLQNIADLNLSARSFNCLEKVGVVYIGELALMSVNELAGLKNLGKKSLDEIKNIMESIGFPIGSSKLGDNRELLEKKIAELKAQHEG from the coding sequence ATGAAGAATATTAAAACATCTGCTTATACGCCAACAGAATTTACCATAGAAAATATCAGTGATACTGTGGCTAAAATCAGTGCTTGGCCTTTTGAGATAGGTTATGGAATCACTTTGGCTCATCCTCTGCGTCGTTTGCTTTATACCAGCACTATAGGTTATGCTCCAACAGCTATTCACATTGAGGGTGTGACTCATGAATTTGATAGTATGCATGGTATGCTTGAAGATGTCGCCTTTTTTATTATCAATCTTAAAAAATTGCGTTTTAAACTCAAAAGTAATTCAGATAAAGAGAGCGTAGAATTTAGCTTTAAAGGACCTAAGGAAATTCACGGAAAGGATTTAAGCAATAGTCAAGTTGAAGTTGTAAATGCCGATGCGTATCTGGCGACTATCAATGAGGATGCAGAGCTTAAATTCACTCTTGTGATAGAAAAAGGTATAGGTTATGTGCCAAGCGAAGAAACCAAAGAACTTTTAAACGATTCTAAATTTATTGCTTTGGATGCTTTTTTTACTCCTGTACGTGAAGCGACTTACGATATAGAAAAGGTTTTATTTGAAGATAATCCAGACTATGAAAAGGTCATTTTAACCATTACAACGGATGGACAAATCAGTCCAAACGAGGCTTTTCAAAATGCTTTAGAAGCAATGTATAAACAATTATCCGTCTTTGATAAAATTACTAATGTGAGAAATATCATCAAAACTCAAGCCTCAAACAATGAATTAGAAAGCACTAAATTACTTCAAAATATTGCTGATTTAAATTTAAGTGCGAGAAGTTTTAATTGTCTTGAAAAGGTTGGAGTGGTCTATATAGGAGAACTTGCCCTAATGAGTGTCAATGAATTGGCTGGTCTTAAGAATTTGGGTAAAAAATCCTTAGATGAGATTAAAAACATTATGGAAAGCATAGGTTTTCCTATAGGAAGTTCTAAATTAGGGGACAATAGAGAACTTCTTGAAAAGAAAATTGCTGAACTTAAAGCACAACATGAAGGATAA
- a CDS encoding ABC transporter substrate-binding protein: protein MLKILILLCLSFASLLAQKDTLILAVENEISRINPAFSEDHDVAIALVFSGLTRFDENLNLRGDLAKSWKISQNGLVYEFDLRDDVFWHDGVKFDARDVKFSLEAFKNPKNNSNLRIRFEELEKIEILNPYKIKITLKNPYPAFLDALSIGIIPAHLLENKDLNTEQFNQNPIGTGPFKFVKWKKGEYMEFRANENYHLARVQTQNLILKHIADPSVAALALKNSQIDAALIESSLLKVFNEDSRFEILREKSADYRALMFNLENEFFKDKRVRLALNYAVDREMIVKNVLYGYGFIATHPLELSWANPKDFKHFEYDLKKAENLLEEAGFSKNKQGLYEKDSKILKFDIYTMSNDPLRVILAGILQSEFKKLGVKTRVITKLAGSFDYSKVDSFLIGWGSPYDPDFHTFNVFTSSSDTHLNSKGWNFGHYHNAKVDESLFKARISFNQEERKRYYKEFIDALSEDPPFIFLVYLDFAFVYNKDIKGIKPRILGHHGVGFSWNIYEWSKH, encoded by the coding sequence ATGCTAAAGATATTGATTTTATTATGCTTAAGCTTTGCAAGTCTTTTAGCTCAAAAGGACACGCTCATTCTTGCAGTAGAAAATGAAATTTCTCGTATCAATCCTGCTTTTAGCGAGGATCATGACGTAGCCATTGCACTTGTATTTTCGGGACTGACGCGTTTTGATGAAAATTTAAATTTAAGAGGAGATTTAGCAAAATCTTGGAAAATCAGTCAAAACGGGCTTGTTTATGAGTTTGATTTAAGAGACGATGTTTTTTGGCACGATGGAGTTAAATTTGATGCAAGAGATGTTAAATTCAGTCTTGAAGCCTTTAAAAATCCTAAAAATAACTCGAATTTAAGAATAAGATTTGAAGAACTTGAAAAGATAGAAATTTTAAATCCTTATAAGATTAAAATCACACTCAAAAATCCTTATCCTGCCTTTTTAGATGCTTTGAGTATAGGCATAATCCCTGCACATTTGCTTGAAAACAAAGATTTAAATACAGAACAATTCAACCAAAATCCCATAGGAACAGGTCCATTTAAATTTGTGAAGTGGAAAAAGGGTGAATATATGGAATTTAGGGCAAATGAAAATTATCATTTAGCTCGGGTGCAAACTCAAAATTTGATTTTAAAACATATTGCAGATCCTAGTGTTGCAGCTTTAGCCCTTAAGAATTCTCAAATTGATGCCGCTTTGATTGAAAGCTCTTTGCTTAAAGTTTTTAATGAAGATTCTCGCTTTGAAATTCTAAGGGAAAAATCCGCAGATTATAGGGCTTTGATGTTTAATCTTGAAAATGAATTTTTCAAGGATAAAAGAGTGCGTTTGGCTTTGAATTATGCGGTAGATAGGGAAATGATTGTAAAAAATGTTTTATATGGCTATGGTTTTATAGCAACGCATCCTTTGGAGCTTTCTTGGGCTAATCCTAAAGATTTTAAGCATTTTGAATATGATTTAAAAAAGGCTGAAAATTTGCTTGAAGAAGCGGGATTTAGCAAAAATAAACAGGGATTGTATGAAAAAGATTCTAAAATTTTAAAATTTGATATTTATACGATGAGTAATGACCCTTTGCGTGTGATTTTGGCTGGAATTTTACAGAGTGAGTTTAAAAAACTTGGGGTGAAGACTCGTGTTATTACCAAACTTGCAGGAAGTTTTGATTATTCTAAGGTGGATAGTTTTTTAATCGGTTGGGGCAGTCCGTATGACCCTGATTTTCATACTTTTAATGTTTTTACAAGCTCTAGTGATACTCATTTAAATTCTAAAGGCTGGAATTTTGGACACTATCACAATGCTAAAGTTGATGAGAGTCTTTTTAAAGCCCGAATTTCTTTTAATCAAGAAGAGCGTAAAAGGTATTATAAAGAATTTATCGATGCTTTAAGTGAAGATCCTCCTTTTATCTTTCTTGTGTATTTAGATTTTGCTTTTGTGTATAATAAAGATATTAAAGGAATTAAACCTAGAATTTTAGGGCATCATGGCGTAGGTTTTTCATGGAATATTTATGAATGGAGCAAACATTAG
- the rpsD gene encoding 30S ribosomal protein S4, with translation MARYRGPVEKLERRFGVSLALKGERRLSGKSALDKRPYAPGQHGARKGKISEYGLQLREKQKAKFMYGVSEKQFRRLFSEAARKEGNTGVLLIQLLEQRLDNVVYRMGFATTRRFARQLVTHGHILVNGKRVDIPSYRVEAGAKIEVIEKSKNNPQITRAIELTAQTGIVAWVDVEKDKRFGIFTRNPEREEVVIPVEERYIVELYSK, from the coding sequence ATGGCAAGATATAGAGGACCCGTAGAAAAACTAGAAAGACGCTTTGGTGTTAGTTTAGCTTTGAAAGGTGAAAGAAGACTTTCAGGTAAAAGTGCTTTAGATAAACGTCCCTATGCACCCGGACAACACGGAGCGAGAAAAGGTAAAATCAGCGAATATGGACTTCAGCTTAGAGAAAAACAAAAAGCTAAATTTATGTATGGAGTGAGTGAAAAGCAGTTTAGAAGACTTTTCAGTGAAGCCGCAAGAAAAGAAGGCAATACAGGGGTTTTACTGATACAGCTTTTAGAGCAAAGACTTGATAATGTGGTTTATAGAATGGGTTTTGCGACAACAAGAAGATTTGCAAGACAGCTTGTCACTCACGGACATATTTTGGTCAATGGAAAAAGAGTGGATATACCGAGTTATCGGGTTGAAGCTGGGGCTAAAATTGAGGTGATTGAAAAAAGCAAAAATAATCCTCAAATCACAAGAGCAATCGAACTTACAGCACAAACAGGCATTGTTGCGTGGGTTGATGTTGAAAAGGACAAGAGATTTGGAATTTTCACACGTAATCCAGAAAGAGAAGAAGTTGTCATTCCAGTAGAGGAAAGATATATCGTCGAGCTTTATTCAAAATAA
- the rplQ gene encoding 50S ribosomal protein L17, with protein sequence MRHKHGYRKLGRTSSHRKALLKNLAIALIKSGKIETTLPKAKELRIYVEKLITRARLGDLNAHRVVFANLQDKTSTHKLVNDIAPNFKTRNGGYTRIIKTRMRRGDAAEMAFIEFVA encoded by the coding sequence ATGAGACATAAACATGGATACAGAAAACTTGGTAGAACTTCTTCACATCGCAAGGCTTTGCTTAAGAATTTAGCTATAGCCCTTATAAAAAGCGGTAAAATAGAAACAACACTGCCAAAGGCTAAAGAATTAAGAATTTATGTAGAAAAACTCATCACTCGTGCCAGATTGGGAGATTTAAATGCTCATAGAGTGGTTTTTGCAAATTTACAGGACAAAACAAGTACTCATAAACTTGTTAATGACATCGCACCTAATTTTAAAACAAGAAATGGAGGCTATACAAGAATCATTAAGACAAGAATGCGTCGCGGTGATGCTGCGGAAATGGCTTTCATTGAATTTGTAGCCTAA
- a CDS encoding NAD(P)H-quinone oxidoreductase subunit 3, with protein sequence MSHISTAHPYFGIFLMLIFSAVIFFTLVFLASKIGNSLAARNRKKLGLGIYECGPIPLKQANKINSQFFIVALVFILLDIEVVFLFPWALIFKDLGWFGLWEVVIFILLLGIGFLYAYKKGAFQWQSIR encoded by the coding sequence ATGTCTCATATAAGCACGGCTCACCCGTATTTTGGTATTTTTTTAATGTTAATTTTTTCAGCTGTGATTTTTTTTACTCTCGTTTTTTTAGCTTCTAAAATTGGAAATTCGCTTGCTGCAAGAAATCGTAAAAAATTAGGACTCGGAATTTACGAGTGTGGTCCTATCCCTCTAAAACAAGCCAATAAAATCAACTCGCAATTTTTTATCGTCGCACTTGTTTTTATACTTTTGGATATTGAAGTTGTGTTTTTATTTCCTTGGGCTTTAATTTTTAAAGATTTAGGTTGGTTTGGACTTTGGGAGGTTGTTATTTTTATTTTACTTTTAGGCATTGGTTTTTTATACGCTTATAAAAAAGGAGCATTTCAGTGGCAGAGCATCAGATAG
- a CDS encoding ABC transporter ATP-binding protein — protein sequence MLEVKNLSKSYEFKKHWYLKKQSISVFKNLNFSLKIGQNLAIFGESGSGKSTLARILCLLEIPSAGEVLYEGKNLHTQKWNKNLRKEIQYLFQEQKLALNPYKYIKTSLFDVYDNFNLKRNEEEIFEFFSAFRLNRDLLRLKPLQLSGGEAARIGLIRALILKPKILILDELTSSLDLIHIEKILHFLKKYQEKHLISYIFITHQEEFLRNFKYAKMKF from the coding sequence ATGCTTGAAGTCAAAAATTTAAGCAAGAGTTACGAATTTAAAAAACATTGGTATTTGAAAAAGCAAAGCATTTCGGTGTTTAAAAATCTTAATTTTTCTTTAAAAATAGGGCAAAATTTAGCAATTTTTGGAGAAAGTGGAAGCGGTAAAAGCACTTTGGCTCGAATTTTATGTTTGCTTGAAATTCCAAGTGCTGGAGAGGTTTTATATGAGGGTAAAAATTTGCACACTCAAAAGTGGAATAAAAATTTAAGAAAAGAAATTCAATACCTCTTCCAAGAACAAAAACTTGCTTTAAATCCTTATAAATACATTAAAACTTCTCTTTTTGATGTGTATGATAATTTTAATTTGAAAAGAAATGAGGAAGAAATTTTTGAATTTTTTTCTGCTTTTAGGCTCAATAGAGATTTATTAAGACTCAAACCTTTGCAACTAAGTGGCGGAGAAGCTGCTAGAATAGGTCTTATAAGAGCTTTAATTTTAAAACCTAAAATTTTAATTTTAGATGAACTTACAAGTTCTCTTGATTTAATCCACATAGAAAAAATTTTGCATTTTTTAAAAAAATATCAAGAAAAACATCTCATTTCTTACATTTTTATCACGCATCAAGAGGAATTTTTAAGAAATTTTAAATATGCAAAAATGAAATTTTAA
- the infA gene encoding translation initiation factor IF-1, translating into MAKDDVIEIDGNVIEALPNANFKVELDNKHVILCHIAGKMRMHYIRIMPGDRVKVELTPYSLDKGRITFRYK; encoded by the coding sequence TTGGCAAAAGATGATGTGATTGAGATTGATGGCAATGTGATTGAAGCCTTGCCTAATGCAAATTTTAAAGTGGAATTAGACAATAAGCATGTGATTCTTTGTCATATTGCAGGAAAGATGCGTATGCATTATATAAGAATAATGCCCGGAGATAGGGTTAAAGTTGAATTAACGCCTTATAGTCTTGATAAAGGTCGCATCACTTTTAGATATAAATAA
- the rpsM gene encoding 30S ribosomal protein S13, which translates to MARIAGVDLPKKKRIEYGLTYIYGIGLFTSRKILDKTGISYDKRVYELSEDEAAAIRKEIQENYRVEGDLRKQVAMDIKALMDLGNYRGLRHRKGLPVRGQKTKTNARTRKGKRKTVGAKS; encoded by the coding sequence ATGGCTCGTATTGCAGGTGTGGATTTACCAAAGAAAAAAAGAATTGAATATGGGCTAACCTATATCTATGGTATAGGTCTTTTTACTTCAAGAAAAATTCTTGATAAAACAGGAATTTCTTACGATAAAAGGGTTTATGAGTTGAGCGAAGATGAAGCTGCGGCGATTCGTAAAGAGATTCAAGAAAATTATAGGGTTGAGGGCGATCTTAGAAAGCAAGTGGCTATGGATATAAAAGCCCTTATGGACTTAGGGAATTATAGAGGATTAAGACACAGAAAAGGTTTGCCTGTACGCGGTCAAAAAACAAAAACTAATGCGAGGACTCGTAAAGGCAAAAGAAAAACAGTTGGTGCAAAATCATAA
- a CDS encoding CatB-related O-acetyltransferase, whose protein sequence is MEIIVNKHLVDFFNKNKLYSGINGVRFKENDKIIVPNEGYLEEYSSFNQGNVLCQMGAFSYSNAAIARTDLKIGRYCSIAAHLNFRKTHHPLNILSTSSFTYDGYFIIFRKAKEVFQSNFQTQTYRDFVVADKPTIFMDDVYVCTNACLKPGITLHTGCVVGQNAMVTKDVPPYAVVAGNPGRIVKYRFDEKTIERLLKLKWWEYNFCDFDKIDLKLDINHYLDKLEARIENKEIYPFKPKKFDFQEIIEISKHKTQISISKAIEKSKILSAKAQIHNHLSYKLGNAMIKNSKHFKDYIKLPLTLLNINKKHKKEQEIFRIMTQFNPSLALPKLEQCSDYKEALKEKECFTYKLGLALIKAHKNWHRGGVFELFSQRAA, encoded by the coding sequence ATGGAGATTATCGTTAATAAGCATTTGGTGGATTTTTTCAATAAAAACAAGCTTTATAGTGGTATAAATGGGGTAAGATTTAAAGAAAATGATAAAATCATTGTCCCAAATGAAGGGTATTTAGAGGAGTATAGCTCTTTTAATCAAGGCAATGTTTTATGTCAAATGGGTGCTTTTTCTTATAGTAATGCAGCCATTGCTAGAACAGATTTAAAGATTGGCAGATATTGTTCTATTGCTGCTCATCTTAATTTTAGAAAAACTCATCATCCGCTTAATATCCTTTCAACTTCATCATTTACTTATGATGGATATTTTATAATTTTTAGAAAGGCTAAAGAAGTCTTTCAATCAAATTTTCAAACTCAAACTTATAGAGATTTTGTTGTTGCGGATAAACCTACGATTTTTATGGATGATGTCTATGTTTGCACTAATGCTTGTTTAAAACCCGGAATCACTCTTCATACGGGCTGCGTTGTAGGACAAAACGCTATGGTTACAAAAGATGTGCCTCCCTATGCTGTCGTAGCTGGGAATCCGGGTAGGATTGTAAAGTATCGTTTTGATGAAAAAACTATAGAAAGACTTTTAAAATTAAAATGGTGGGAATACAATTTTTGTGATTTTGACAAAATTGACTTAAAACTTGATATCAATCACTATCTTGATAAACTTGAAGCTCGTATAGAAAACAAAGAAATTTATCCTTTTAAGCCTAAAAAATTTGATTTTCAAGAAATCATTGAAATAAGCAAACATAAAACTCAAATTTCTATTAGCAAGGCTATAGAAAAATCTAAAATTTTAAGTGCAAAAGCTCAAATTCATAATCATCTTTCTTATAAACTTGGAAATGCTATGATTAAAAATTCTAAACATTTCAAAGATTATATAAAATTGCCTTTGACTCTTTTAAATATCAATAAAAAACATAAAAAAGAACAAGAAATTTTTAGAATAATGACTCAATTTAATCCATCTCTTGCTTTACCTAAATTAGAGCAATGCAGTGATTATAAAGAAGCTTTAAAAGAAAAAGAATGCTTTACCTATAAACTCGGTCTTGCCTTAATAAAAGCTCATAAAAATTGGCACAGGGGGGGGGTATTTGAACTTTTTTCTCAAAGAGCTGCCTAA
- a CDS encoding ABC transporter permease: MFRIYLCFALMIFLVFAPKFSSYNPSMSDFLSFYLAPNSNHFFGTDMLGRDLFSRVLYALRNSIFIGVCASSLALVFALFYLLLARMFFYNFFMRILDLFLALPSLLLMMFFQSFIEGSFISMIFIIALSHYAFIAKLFESELRALEKLEFYEAALVLGSSKIRAFFKELLPPCFSLLFLLFVLNIIHAISTEATLSFFGLGLPFDIPSLGNILNDASKAIFMGAWWVIVFPLLALLMLILPLLWLSNFLQKYWGIHL; encoded by the coding sequence ATGTTTAGGATTTATCTTTGTTTTGCATTGATGATTTTTTTGGTTTTTGCACCAAAATTCAGTTCTTATAATCCAAGCATGAGTGATTTTTTAAGTTTTTATCTCGCTCCAAATTCAAATCATTTTTTTGGAACCGATATGTTAGGACGCGATCTTTTTTCAAGAGTACTTTATGCCCTTAGAAATTCTATTTTTATAGGGGTTTGTGCTTCATCACTCGCCTTAGTTTTCGCTCTTTTTTATCTCTTGCTCGCAAGAATGTTTTTTTATAATTTTTTTATGAGAATTTTAGATTTGTTTTTGGCTTTGCCGTCTTTACTCTTAATGATGTTTTTTCAAAGTTTTATAGAAGGAAGTTTTATCAGTATGATTTTTATTATAGCACTTTCGCATTATGCTTTCATTGCTAAGCTTTTTGAAAGTGAGTTAAGAGCCTTAGAAAAACTTGAGTTCTATGAAGCTGCTCTTGTGCTTGGAAGCTCTAAAATAAGGGCTTTTTTTAAAGAACTTCTTCCCCCTTGTTTCTCCTTGCTTTTTTTGCTTTTTGTTTTAAATATCATTCATGCCATAAGCACAGAAGCCACTCTTAGCTTTTTTGGTTTGGGACTGCCTTTTGACATTCCAAGTTTGGGTAATATCCTAAACGATGCAAGCAAAGCGATTTTTATGGGGGCGTGGTGGGTTATAGTTTTTCCGCTTTTAGCACTTCTTATGCTCATTTTACCTTTGCTTTGGCTTAGCAATTTTTTACAAAAATATTGGGGAATTCATTTATGA
- the rpsK gene encoding 30S ribosomal protein S11 → MAKRKIVKKKIAKKNIAKGIVYISATFNNTMVTITDEMGNAIAWSSAGGLGFKGSKKSTPYAAQQAVEDALNKAKEHGIKEVGIKVQGPGSGRETAVKSVGAVEGIKVTFLKDITPLPHNGCRPPKRRRV, encoded by the coding sequence ATGGCAAAAAGAAAGATTGTTAAGAAAAAAATTGCTAAAAAAAATATAGCAAAAGGTATTGTTTATATCAGTGCAACCTTTAACAATACTATGGTTACAATTACTGATGAAATGGGAAATGCTATTGCTTGGAGCAGTGCAGGGGGACTTGGTTTTAAAGGTTCTAAAAAATCAACGCCTTATGCAGCACAACAAGCGGTAGAAGATGCATTAAACAAAGCAAAAGAACACGGCATAAAAGAAGTAGGCATTAAAGTGCAAGGACCTGGAAGCGGTAGAGAAACTGCTGTTAAAAGTGTTGGGGCTGTTGAAGGGATTAAGGTAACTTTCTTAAAAGATATCACGCCTTTACCTCATAATGGTTGCAGACCACCTAAACGTCGTCGTGTTTGA
- a CDS encoding ATP-binding cassette domain-containing protein, with product MIIENLNLSFKNKKLLDNISFSLEDKKTLAIIGESGSGKSLLSRALIRLFDENYKLSAKRFLIADEELLKLKEKDLGKFRSKVALILQDAHSSFYPFLDVGNMFHIVLKTHTNLDKKQRKQKTFECFESLGFKDLDLLWHSYAHQLSVGMIRRVHLALALVCEPEYLICDEITSSLDKENELRIFKLLEQFKKQTNLILITHDLNLAKNLSDEILLLGKGKVLQNFSTELFFQISSDWVKAYKEFYA from the coding sequence ATTATTATTGAAAATTTAAATTTAAGTTTTAAAAATAAAAAGCTTTTAGATAATATAAGCTTTAGTTTAGAAGATAAAAAAACCTTAGCGATTATAGGAGAAAGTGGATCGGGAAAGAGTTTGTTGAGTCGTGCTTTAATACGACTTTTTGATGAAAATTATAAATTAAGTGCAAAAAGATTTTTAATAGCAGATGAAGAGCTTTTAAAACTTAAAGAGAAAGATTTAGGAAAATTTAGGAGTAAGGTTGCGTTGATTTTACAAGATGCACATTCAAGTTTTTATCCTTTTTTAGATGTAGGAAATATGTTTCACATCGTTTTGAAAACTCATACAAATTTGGATAAAAAACAAAGAAAACAAAAAACTTTTGAATGTTTTGAAAGCTTAGGTTTTAAAGATTTAGATCTTTTATGGCATTCTTATGCCCATCAATTAAGTGTTGGAATGATAAGACGCGTTCATTTGGCTCTTGCCTTAGTTTGTGAGCCTGAATATCTCATTTGTGATGAAATTACTTCTTCTTTGGATAAGGAAAATGAGCTTAGAATTTTCAAACTCTTAGAACAATTTAAAAAACAAACAAATTTAATTCTTATCACCCATGATTTAAATTTAGCTAAAAATTTAAGCGATGAAATTTTGCTCTTAGGCAAGGGTAAGGTTTTGCAGAATTTTTCTACAGAATTATTCTTCCAAATTTCTAGTGATTGGGTTAAAGCTTATAAGGAATTTTATGCTTGA
- a CDS encoding MBL fold metallo-hydrolase — MLKWFLSFCLLTLGLFAQDTFTTKVGENQIFITSLKDNVVDKNILIPKNEEDKKLIAEVYKDKKINKHNVILIKNPNFTALIDTGYLDTLDKLQAFLQDNKVKSEELDYIILTHAHPDHIGALMGEENPFTKAKILMDRKEHDYWIDGQNEAIKNALERLENIEFFTHDKDLIIEGSGLKAIAAYGHTPGHNIIMIGNHLAFWADLVYAFDVQIKHPQIAVSFDVDAEEAIKTREKFFKEFKDKNIQILGAHMPFTEPIILTNF; from the coding sequence ATGTTGAAATGGTTTTTATCGTTTTGTTTATTAACTTTAGGTCTTTTTGCACAAGATACTTTTACAACTAAGGTTGGAGAAAATCAAATTTTTATCACTTCTCTTAAAGATAATGTTGTTGATAAAAATATATTAATCCCTAAAAATGAAGAGGATAAAAAACTCATTGCTGAAGTTTATAAGGATAAAAAAATCAACAAACACAATGTGATTTTAATCAAAAATCCAAATTTCACAGCCTTAATCGACACAGGTTATTTGGATACTTTGGATAAACTTCAAGCTTTTTTGCAAGACAATAAAGTCAAAAGCGAGGAACTTGATTATATCATCTTAACACATGCACATCCTGATCATATCGGTGCTTTAATGGGCGAGGAAAATCCTTTCACTAAGGCTAAAATTCTAATGGATAGAAAAGAACATGATTATTGGATTGATGGTCAAAACGAAGCCATCAAAAATGCCTTAGAAAGGCTAGAAAATATAGAGTTTTTTACTCATGATAAGGATTTAATCATCGAGGGTTCAGGACTTAAAGCCATAGCTGCTTATGGACACACTCCGGGGCATAATATCATTATGATAGGCAATCATCTCGCTTTTTGGGCGGATTTAGTCTATGCTTTTGATGTGCAAATTAAACATCCCCAAATTGCTGTCAGTTTTGATGTGGATGCAGAAGAAGCCATTAAAACAAGGGAGAAATTTTTTAAAGAATTTAAAGATAAAAACATCCAAATTTTAGGGGCTCATATGCCTTTTACAGAGCCTATAATTTTAACAAATTTTTAA
- a CDS encoding ABC transporter permease yields the protein MLKRFLWSILIACLSTFLCFVLLHYSKGNAALEGLNTISAEVREQIEKNLNLDKPLFTQYKIWFLKVFKGDFGVSMVSGEKVIDLLKTRLPNTLFLTLSALVFLFVFSIILSLLSLIYKERFIDKMINLLCISFFALPSFALCIIFILIFGVFLQILPISGTSDLGFEEDFFNKIEHLILPVSVLVLSHLAIFVRIGRNALIESFGQNFVLNAFARGLSKKRIYFHFVLKYALNPMIAYFGASALSFIMGAYVVESVFSYTGVGELLIKSIILKDYPVVLALVFISVLLVSFFTFLADFLCGLINPRLDRVVNV from the coding sequence GTGTTAAAAAGATTTTTATGGAGTATTTTGATTGCTTGTTTGAGTACTTTTTTGTGTTTTGTCCTATTGCATTATAGCAAGGGTAATGCAGCTTTAGAGGGGCTTAATACCATAAGTGCAGAAGTAAGAGAGCAAATTGAAAAGAATTTAAATCTTGACAAACCCTTATTCACTCAATATAAAATTTGGTTTTTAAAGGTTTTCAAAGGAGATTTTGGGGTGTCTATGGTGAGCGGAGAAAAGGTTATAGACTTGCTTAAAACTCGTTTGCCAAATACTTTATTTCTCACTCTAAGTGCTTTGGTGTTTTTGTTTGTTTTTTCTATTATTTTATCTCTGCTTTCTTTAATCTATAAAGAGAGATTTATAGACAAGATGATTAATTTATTATGTATAAGTTTTTTTGCCTTGCCTTCTTTTGCTCTTTGTATTATTTTTATATTGATTTTTGGAGTTTTTTTACAAATTTTACCAATTTCTGGCACAAGTGATTTGGGTTTTGAAGAGGATTTTTTCAATAAAATTGAACATTTAATTTTACCCGTTAGTGTGCTTGTTTTATCGCATTTGGCAATTTTTGTGCGTATAGGACGCAATGCTTTGATTGAAAGTTTTGGACAAAATTTTGTTTTAAATGCTTTTGCGAGAGGATTGAGTAAAAAAAGAATTTATTTTCATTTTGTGCTTAAATATGCTTTAAATCCTATGATTGCTTATTTTGGAGCGAGTGCTTTGAGTTTCATTATGGGAGCTTATGTCGTAGAAAGCGTATTTTCATATACAGGAGTGGGAGAACTTTTGATAAAAAGCATTATTCTTAAGGATTATCCAGTGGTTTTAGCCTTAGTTTTTATCAGTGTGTTGCTTGTAAGTTTTTTTACTTTTTTAGCAGATTTTCTTTGCGGACTTATTAATCCAAGATTAGATAGGGTAGTTAATGTTTAG